The following proteins come from a genomic window of Mustela lutreola isolate mMusLut2 chromosome 6, mMusLut2.pri, whole genome shotgun sequence:
- the LHFPL5 gene encoding LHFPL tetraspan subfamily member 5 protein translates to MVKLLPAQEAAKIYHTNYVRNARAVGVMWGTLTICFSVLVMALFIQPYWIGDSVNTPQAGYFGLFSYCVGNVLSSELICKGGPLDFSSIPSRAFKTAMFFVALAMFLIIGSIICFSLFFVCNTATVYKICAWMQLAAATGLMIGCLVYPDGWDSSEVRRMCGEQTGKYTLGQCTIRWAFMLAILSIGDALILSFLAFVLGYRQDKLLPDDYKADGKEEV, encoded by the exons ATGGTGAAGTTGCTGCCTGCCCAGGAGGCAGCCAAGATCTACCATACCAACTATGTGCGCAACGCCAGGGCTGTGGGTGTGATGTGGGGGACACTCACCATCTGCTTCTCTGTACTGGTCATGGCCCTCTTCATCCAGCCCTACTGGATCGGTGACAGTGTTAACACACCCCAGGCAGGCTACTTTGGCCTTTTCTCCTACTGTGTGGGCAACGTGCTGTCCTCTGAACTCATCTGTAAGGGTGGCCCGCTGGACTTCTCCTCCATTCCCTCTAGAGCCTTCAAGACTGCCATGTTTTTTGTGGCATTGGCGATGTTCCTCATCATTGGCTCTATCATCTGCTTTAGCCTCTTCTTTGTCTGCAACACGGCCACTGTCTACAAGATCTGCGCATGGATGCAGCTGGCAGCAG CCACAGGCCTGATGATTGGCTGCCTGGTCTACCCCGACGGTTGGGACTCAAGTGAGGTGCGGCGCATGTGTGGGGAGCAGACAGGCAAGTACACACTGGGCCAGTGCACCATCCGCTGGGCCTTCATGCTGGCCATCCTCAGCATTGGAGATGCCCTCATCCTCTCCTTCCTGGCCTTTGTGCTGGGCTACCGGCAGGACAAGCTCCTCCCTGATGACTACAAGGCAGATGGAAAAG
- the LOC131833233 gene encoding colipase — translation MEKILVLLLVALAVVYAVPDPRGIIINLEDGELCLNSAQCKSKCCHRDTGLSLARCAPKASENSECSAKTLYGVYYKCPCERGLTCEVDKTIVGSITNTNFGVCLDAGRSRE, via the exons ATGGAGAAGATCCTCGTCCTTCTGCTCGTGGCCCTTGCAGTGGTCTATGCAGTTCCTGACCCTCGGGGCATCATTATCAATCTG GAAGACGGCGAGCTCTGCCTGAACAGCGCCCAGTGCAAGAGCAAGTGCTGCCACCGGGACACCGGGCTGAGCCTGGCCCGCTGCGCGCCCAAGGCCAGCGAGAACAGCGAGTGCTCTGCCAAG ACGCTCTATGGGGTTTACTACAAGTGTCCCTGTGAGCGGGGTCTGACCTGTGAGGTGGACAAGACCATCGTGGGCTCCATCACCAATACCAATTTTGGTGTCTGCCTCGATGCCGGCCGCTCCAGGGAGTAA